In Eschrichtius robustus isolate mEscRob2 chromosome 2, mEscRob2.pri, whole genome shotgun sequence, a single window of DNA contains:
- the LOC137758493 gene encoding protocadherin beta-2, whose product MEAGERKKCFLKQRQVLIFFVLLGIAQAGSEPRHYSVAEEMDSGSFVANLLKDLGLEVDDLAARAPRVVSKGKKMPLHFDRQTGDLLLNEKLDREELCGPTEPCVLPFQMLLENPLKFFQAELRIRDINDHSPVFLDKEIILKISESITPGTTFLIERAQDLDVGRNSLQSYAVSPNSHFHLKLQDSSDGTILPQLVLDKALDREEQPEIRLTLTALDGGIPPRSGTALIRIEVLDINDNAPEFAKLHYEVHVLENSPIGSQVAIVSARDLDIGTYGEISYVLSQASEDIRKTFGINAKSGEFLLTQELDFESIQTYTLNIQATDGGGLSGSCVVFVQVMDLNDNPPELTMSTLISEIPENLQETVIAVFSVSDPDSGDNGRMVCSIQDDLPFILKPSVENFYTLVTNTALDRETRSEYNISITVTDMGTPRLKTQHNITVLVSDVNDNAPAFTQTSYTLSVRENNSPALHIGTVRATDRDAGANAQVTYSLLPPLDPHVPLASLVSINPDNGHLFALRSLDYEALRAFEFRVGAADRGSPALSSQALVRVLVADDNDNAPFVLYPLQNASAPCTELVPRAAEAGYLVTKVVAVDGDSGQNAWLSYQLLKATEPGLFGVWAHNGEVRTARLLSERDAAKHRLVVLVKDNGEPPLSASVTLHVLLVDGFSQPYLPAPEAEAADAAPAAPLTVYLVVALASVSSLFLFSVLVFVAVRLCRRGGAASVGRCSVPEGPFPGHLVDVSGTGTLSQSYQYEVCLTGGSGTSKFLKPIIPNFLPQDEERVSEANPSFRNSFEFS is encoded by the coding sequence ATggaggcaggagagagaaagaaatgctttCTGAAACAAAGGCAAGTCTTGATATTCTTTGTTTTGCTGGGCATAGCTCAGGCTGGTTCTGAGCCTAGGCATTATTCAGTGGCTGAGGAAATGGACAGTGGCTCCTTTGTGGCCAATCTGTTGAAAGACTTGGGGCTGGAGGTAGACGATCTAGCTGCTCGGGCCCCCCGGGTcgtttccaaagggaaaaaaatgccttTGCATTTTGATAGGCAGACCGGGGATTTGTTGTTAAATGAGAAACTGGACCGGGAGGAGCTATGTGGCCCTACCGAGCCCTGTGTACTACCTTTCCAGATGTTACTGGAAAATCCCTTGAAGTTTTTCCAGGCTGAGCTACGGATTAGGGACATAAATGATCATTCTCCAGTTTTCCtagacaaagaaataatattgAAAATTTCAGAAAGTATCACTCCTGGAACTACTTTCCTAATAGAGCGTGCCCAGGACTTAGATGTAGGAAGGAACAGTCTCCAAAGTTACGCGGTCAGCCCCAATTCCCACTTCCATCTTAAATTACAAGACAGTTCCGACGGCACAATATTACCACAGCTGGTGCTGGACAAAGCACTGGATCGAGAGGAACAGCCTGAGATCAGATTAACCCTCACAGCGCTGGATGGCGGGATTCCACCCAGGTCTGGGACCGCCCTAATCCGCATTGAAGTCTTAGACATCAATGATAATGCCCCCGAGTTTGCAAAGCTGCACTATGAGGTGCATGTCCTAGAAAACAGCCCCATTGGATCCCAGGTTGCCATTGTCTCTGCCAGAGATTTAGATATTGGAACCTATGGAGAAATATCTTATGTACTTTCCCAAGCATCTGAGGATATTCGGAAAACATTTGGAATAAATGCAAAATCAGGAGAATTCCTTTTAACACAGGAACTGGATTTTGAATCTATTCAGACTTATACATTAAATATTCAGGCGACAGATGGTGGGGGCCTTTCTGGCAGTTGTGTGGTGTTTGTCCAAGTGATGGATTTGAATGACAACCCGCCGGAACTGACCATGTCAACGCTTATCAGTGAGATCCCAGAAAACTTGCAGGAGACCGTAATTGCTGTATTCAGCGTTTCAGATCCTGACTCAGGAGACAACGGAAGGATGGTTTGCTCCATCCAAGATGATCTTCCTTTCATTCTTAAACCCTCTGTTGAAAATTTTTACACTTTAGTCACAAACACAGCCCTGGACCGAGAAACAAGATCCGAATACAACATCAGCATCACCGTCACAGATATGGGGACACCGAGACTGAAAACCCAGCACAACATAACCGTGCTGGTGTCCGACGTCAACGACAACGCCCCCGCCTTCACCCAGACCTCCTACACCCTGTCCGTCCGCGAGAACAACAGCCCCGCCCTGCACATCGGCACCGTCCGCGCCACAGACAGAGACGCGGGCGCCAACGCCCAGGTCACCTACTCGCTGCTGCCGCCCCTCGACCCGCACGTGCCCCTGGCCTCCCTGGTGTCCATCAACCCGGACAACGGCCACCTGTTCGCCCTGAGGTCCCTGGACTACGAGGCCCTGCGGGCGTTCGAGTTCCGCGTGGGCGCCGCCGACCGCGGCTCGCCCGCGCTCAGCAGCCAGGCGCTGGTGCGCGTGCTCGTGGCGGACGACAACGACAACGCGCCCTTCGTGCTGTACCCGCTGCAGAACGCCTCGGCGCCCTGCACCGAGCTGGTGCCCAGGGCGGCCGAGGCGGGCTACCTGGTGACCAAGGTGGTGGCGGTGGACGGCGACTCGGGCCAGAACGCCTGGCTCTCGTACCAGCTGCTCAAGGCCACGGAGCCCGGGCTGTTCGGCGTGTGGGCGCACAACGGCGAGGTGCGCACGGCCCGGCTGCTGAGCGAGCGCGACGCGGCCAAGCACAGGCTGGTGGTGCTGGTCAAGGACAACGGCGAGCCGCCGCTGTCGGCCAGCGTCACGCTGCACGTGCTGCTGGTGGACGGCTTCTCGCAGCCCTACCTGCCGGCCCCGGAAGCGGAAGCGGCGGACGCGGCGCCCGCCGCCCCGCTCACCGTCTACCTGGTGGTCGCCTTGGCGTCGGTGTCGTCGCTCTTCCTCTTCTCGGTGCTGGTGTTCGTCGCGGTGCGGCTGtgcaggcggggcggggcggcctcGGTGGGTCGCTGCTCGGTGCCCGAGGGCCCCTTTCCGGGCCACCTGGTGGACGTCAGCGGCACGGGGACCCTGTCCCAGAGCTACCAGTACGAGGTGTGTCTGACGGGAGGCTCCGGGACTTCCAAGTTCCTCAAGCCGATTATCCCAAACTTCCTTCCTCAGGATGAGGAGAGGGTTAGTGAGGCAAACCCCAGTTTCAGGAATAGTTTTGAATTCAGTTAA